The window TGCTTTGTGGCGTTGGATTTGACCCCCCTGAGAACCCCACCATTTTCTCGACCTGAGCCCCGCACTCTGCCAGCCGAGCCAACTGCGGCCGGCAGCTGGGACGCAAGGCAGCTGACGTTACCTAACAACCTTGCGCCTCGCCAACATCAATCAATCCACTGCCTtgcaacgacaacgacatcACTACCTCGAAACGCTCGCGCAAACCTCACCGTCCCCCTCGACGACGTCCTTCTTTTCGGGCCAAACCCTTTTGTTCAAATAACATTCTAGAATCACAGCCGCCACCATGGCAAATCGACAACTCGCTCGGGATATGCAAACCGAGTTTCAGGCGCGAGTAGGCACCCCACGATTCCCTTGTCGCCGACAGCAGTGGCAACCGTCATCATGCTCCTCTGCTAAcattccctcccctctcagTTCAACGCCAAGCAAGCCCGCCGCGAAGCCCAAAAGGCGGCCAAACAAGACAACGAGCTAAAGAAGCAAATCCAAAACGTatctctccccttcttcccccgcTTGGCCATTAtctgccccccccccctctaACCTCCCATCTCGAAATCTAGCTCCTCAAAAAAGGCGAAACCGCCCAAGCCGCCCAAAAAGCCCGCATGCTCCTTGCCAAACAAGCCATCGCCGCCCAAATGGACCAAGCCGCCGACATGGCCGagctctccctcgcccagaTCCAGGCCAACAACGCAATGAACCGCATGACGCACATGATGGCCCAGTCCTCCCGCACGATGCAGCGCGCCCAGCGCCAGGCCAACCCCGAAAAGACGCTCCTGACCCTCGAGCAGTTCCGCAGCCAGAACGAAGAGTACGCCATGTCCAATGGGATTTATCAGGACGCCATGACGCAGAACACTTCGGTGCAGGTCAGCGATGATGCTGTGCATGAGCTGTTGGGCAAGTTGGCGGATGATgcggggttggagttgaACCAGGAGCTGGCAAAGGCGAGTGCGAGCAAGGTTGATCCGGTGAAGGAGCCGGCGCAGGCCGTGGAGccgacggcggaggaggaggatgcgctGCAGCAGAGGTTGAGGGCTTTGCGGGCATAGATTTTTGGGAAGGGTagtggatgggaagggaacGACGAACACGAGATTACGAAATGAGGTATATTTGGTTTCCTGGGTTAAGGAGGAAGAATTTCTATTTTTCGTTTTGGCGTTTTGGCGTTTATCGGGTTTGATACTGCCCGGCATGACGCTTTGGAAGTCCCAAGAGAACTTTACAATGGGTTATGatcctggtggtggggggaaagTGTTGGAATAGATCACACGTCACAGTCAATTTGGGTCACATGTGGCCAAGATATATCAAGACATTGCAAGAGCTTGTATTTCATGCCGCCACCAACGCTCAAACTCATGATTCCCACCAGAGAAGCTCTCATGATTATATGTCGCTTAACTTGGAAGCATTCCTTCGTTGAAGTAAACGAGCCATATTCTCCTCCAGAGCTAACCTTCATCTTGCCAAATCAGCGCCTGCCATATGACCCCATAACTCCCAACTGGCCACCAAATAACCCATAACATCATGCAAATCGCTAACAGTCAGCCGCGTTTACATGTAAAGACTAGCCACAGCAGTAATATCCCTCCTGATCAACTCCTGCGCCACCGTCATCTTCTGATACAACTCGGGATCACCGATAATCCTAGCCGcattcttcacctccctGCACGTCTCATCCAACCGGGAAATCGTCCGCACAATCGTTCCCTCCAACACATCCGTCAGATTCGTGATATTCTTGAAGCTGACACCCTTGGCCCACTcatacaccacctccatcaacccaaaCCTAGGCTTGCTGACAAAGTCGTTGGACTCCTCTGATGTCTGGATAACCTGGTGGAGAGTCTGCACCGCATTGACCTTTtcggagagctcgacaaTAGTCTTCATGCCCTTCTCTAGGTTGTGCGTCAGCTTTGGGATGGACTCTGTCTTCTCCTGAAAGACAAACGCCGAGAGCAGAGCGGCGATTTCGGCGGGCTCGTAGTCGGCGAGGACGTTCTCGAGGATGAGCTCGGTAAGGACAAGCTCGTCGCCAGAGTGAATCTCACAGGCTACCTTGCCCTTGAGCTGGATCCGGGTTTCTTCGTCAATGAAGCGAAGGTCCTTGAGAACCTGGATACGCTGCTCGTAGTcggggaggagctgcaggttttggttggagagggcCTGGCGGAGCTGGTCGATGTTGGTCTTGATGAGCCACTGATCGTGGCACATGGCGTAGTGCTTCAAGAAGAACGTGCAAAGCGGAGCGGCGGATTTTGTGAGCTTGACCTCCGCCTCACGGCGTTTGTTAATGATGTCGTGAATAGCCAGGCTCTTGATGCGACCCAgatccatctcatcccagTGATCAGAGGCCCAGGTGCGGCAGATGGTTTGAAGCTTGTCCTTGGCTTTTTGGTAGCCTTCGCCGCTGCCAAAGATGTCTGGCAGGATGCCCTTGGTGACATACTTTGTCAAGCATACCAAGTCACTCAGGGGGATGTGCAATGTCTTGGTCCCGatgtgcttcttggcctgggGGAGTGACGTGTAGTACTTGCGTAGACTGGGCACAAAGGGCAGCAAGTCCGTGTCATTGCGAATCTCTCGATTCGTCCTAATTTCGAGAACATGCAACATTGGAACCGTCGCGCTGCTTTTGGTGCTGGCGCCTTCAGCGAGCAACAAACCAGGAGTGCGGACACCTTCCTTCATCCAGACGATGAGACGACCAGGCGTAAACATCTTCCGGCCAATCGGAATGTTCAGCAACGCGCGATACAGCTCCTCTGTCAACTGCTTGAAGTCCTCACCCGCCTGGTGACAGTCGTCCATATGAACGTCACAAATCTGACAAGAATCCCTCTTGACCTTTGCCAAATCTGCCTCGGATAGTTTGACCGCCTTCTCGTGCTCGGGTAAGAGCTGTTGAGTGGCGTGTTCTGAGAAACTACGCTTAATCATTTCCTCGATCTTCAGAGCTTCGACGCGTAGTAGGTTCAAGATCATATTGTAGGTCAGGCGGAATTGAGACCGGAGCTTGCTAGGCTCTCCGAGAATCATTTGCCGGAGATCAGTGACAGGGGGGGCTTCATCGCCACCAGGAGGCACAATGATGACGGAACCGACAGTATCGAGACCGCGTCTACCGGCCCGACCAGCCATCTGTGTGTATTCACCAGGAAGGAGATTGCGGAAAGAATGGCCGTCATGCTTGCGGTATCCCGAGAAGACAACTGTTCTCGTGGGCAAGTTCAGGCCCATGGCGAAGGTCTCAGTCGCGAAAAGAACCTTGACCAGAGTCTGGGCGAAAAGAATCTCCACCAACTCCTTGACGATAGGGAGCAAACCACCATGATGGACTGCGATACCTCGCGAGAGCAGCTCTCGAAGGCGCACAATTTGGGGCAGAGTTCTGTCCTCGGGCTTCAAACGAGCAATCGACTTCTCAATCGTCATATGAATCGCACTCTTTTCTTGAGCGGTGCAGAAGTCCTGGTTGCTCAGAGCATCTGCATTCTCCTCGCATCTCTTCTTGGAAAAGACGAAGATACAGGCCGGAAGAAGAGTCTGCTTCTTGAGGAACTGGACGAGGTGAACCCACAAGTTCTTGTCCTGAGCAGCAGATGTAAACCCTCCTGGTCGGCCTGTCCGGCCCATATGTCCGGGATTGTGGCTCGCGCGTGGTggtccacctctcccacgcTGCTGTTGTCCGCCACCCCGACCGCCGCCACGTTGCTGATTGCCCCCTCTTTGCTGGCCTCCacggccaccacctctctgGTTGCCACCACCCCGAGCTGGTGCGGCCTCGATGGCCTTTGGTGGCTTGTCCTTGCCCTGCATAGCCGCATTCGCatccttccaccccttctcGACGAACCTCTTCTCAGAGTCGACGATCTTGTAGATGTTTTTGTTGGCCCAGAGATAGTGCTCTAACGGCACAGGTCTCTTCGGCGTAGAAATGACGTAAATATCCTTCTGCTTTGTGCGTCCTACCCACGAGGCGAACTCATGAGTGTTGGGGACGGTAGCAGAAAGAAGAATCAAGGACACATGCTCTGGTAGCATAATGATGACCTCTTCCCAGACAACACCACGCTCAAAGTCGTTTACATAGTGGACCTCGTCGAAGATGACGAACTCGACATCGCGGATGATATCGGCTCCACGGTAAAGCATACTGCGCAGAATCTCCGTAGTCATGATGAGACAGCTGGCCTCCGGGTTGATCTGAACATCACCAGTCAGAATACCAACCTCGTCGAACGTCTGTCTGAAGTCGCGGAACTTTTGGTTGCTGAGCGCCTTGATCGGGGATGTGTAAATAGCCTTCGTCATGTGTTTTGCCGCAAGAGCAATGGCGTATTCAGCCACCACTGTCTTACCTGCAGAAGTATGGGCTGCGACGAACACCGAGTCGCCATTTTCAAGATGATAGACGGCTTCCTTTTGGAAGTTGTCGAGTTCGAATGGCCATTCTCTGGCTGGATCTGGCACCAGCTCCCGGAAGTTGGGCATTGGTCTGTTGATATCCACCATGTGCGCCCATTCGCGGCCTGCCTTTCTAGCGCTGGATGCTGCAAGTTTGCCATGGGGTTCCAGAGCTGGGAACTCCACTGGAAGAATGGAGTCGATATCCTCGagatcctcctcttcctcgctctCGTCAGAAGCACCATTCGTTGGGGCTTTGTCggcgtcctcatcctcttggTCAGGAGCTGCCTCGGGCTCCTGATCCAAGACCTCTTCGACTTCCTTCGCCTGTTTTTCCGCCTCTTCATCCGCAACCTTTCTCCTTTTCGTAAAGTCGATACCTCTGGAGACACCCGGAGCAACCTCAAGCAGACCACCGGATCCAAGCTTGATAACACGTTCTAGTTTCTTCCTGCTGTCAGCTTCCTCAATGGCAGCCGAAGCCCGCAGCTGATCCTCCAACGCAGCTGTTGACTCGATACCCTCCAAACCACCAGGAGCGAAAGGGAAGAACCCGGCGCCACCCCGGACAAATTCAGATCTGCTGGCGGGTTTCCTAGTCATGGACGTGCTGTTCTTCGCCGTGGCATGCGAGGCCGGAACAGTGACATTTCTGTAGCCTGTGACCCGACCCTCAAGCCCATGACGCACGAAGCGGGTGACTGTGCGGGTCTGGCTGGGCGCAATGTTGAAGAGCAGGGAGTAGTCAATCGGGGTGTCCCATCGTTGCTGAAGCTTGTCGAGCCACTCGTCCGAGAATGTGGTCGATGGCGACAGGAATTTCCGCTCGAGTTCGGCGCGCAGCTCATCAGGGTCTTGCTTCTTGGGCGGCTTGACTACCTTGTGGTCAAGGATGTCGTCAATTGCATCGAATGTGGAATTGTCGTCCAGGTGAAGCCGTTGTATGGCATCTTGGAGATCGGTCGCCATTTCCGGCGGTAATGGTAGTGTGATGGTCTCGTCCACTGCTTGCAAAAGTCAAGTGATATTTTCGACCGAGTTCaaggtgtggtgttgtgCCCAAACATGGACGACTCCAGCCTGGAAGACAGCAAGGTCGCAGCTTCATCGACTTGCCCCGCCAAATCATTTGTGGGGTAGCCTGACAAGGATGCACCTTTGTGACGACAGCTCGACAGGCACGcaggggttagggttgcaTCATATCTTTAAAGGGGGCCCAGAAACATAGCgccgtcttcgtcttcaagGATATTGTTTGAATGGTGACACAGCTGTTTAAACTAGTGTCTCTAAGATAAATGAACATTTGGCTCTTGCCGCATACGGAGTACCACTGGCCTTTTACCacaacccatccatctctgCCATTGCcgcctcatcatcgtcaaagCTGGTGTATTTTTTGGCCCCAGCCTCCTTCTGGGTTTCAGGAACAGGCTTAGAAGACgctccctctgcctctgcttcTGCCATCAGAGCGTCAAgatcgtcctcctcatcattaACCTTCGTAGGCTCCGTAGACTTGGGCGCGCTCGGTGCCTTCGTAGGTGGCTGGGCCTCAACCTCGGCCATAAGCGCATCCAaatcgtcatcatcaaagtCATCCGCTTCTTTCCTTTGCGGGGCAGATGGTTTGGAATTGCCATCGCCAAGTATGCTCTTGGTTGACTGGTTCGGTCTAGTGGACAATGTTTCCGCTTCTGCCTCGGCCATTAGAGCGTCCAGATCGACATCCTCTGGTATGTTATTCGCctgtggttttggtggtgccGCTGCCGTGCTGTTACTTGTCCCATTCCCAAATATGCTCTCCAACCCGTTCCCAAATATGCTTCTTGGTGGCTGCCCAGAGTtagcctctgcctctgccatcAGCGCATCCAAATCATCATCGTCTGGAACGTCTTCACCCCTAGACCCCTTGGTCGCAGCTCTTGGCGTGGCATTGTAGATGTCATCGTCTCCAAACAAATCATCCCCATCGGGTGTCTTCGGTCGTTCCTTGGCCTTATCGAACACAGGCGCAATCCTTCCTGTATCTTTTGGTGTCTTATCATGTTCGTAAATCGGAAACGGGTCTACGTCGTTCggaccctcctctccctcgcctctgGGTTTCAACTCGTCAATCCATTTCATCCTGGCGTTCCGCAACGAGGTCTTGTGTCCAGCCTTTTCCACCATTGCCAATGCGTCAAGAAAGCTGGCTTTGGGAAAGAGTTCGTCAAGCCATTCCTGGTAGAACGATAACATTCGGGCAGCGTCAGAAAATTCatggcctttgcctttgagCTTTAGTCTGGATTGGGCGTTTTTTCGGAGCCATGGGATGCCTTTGTCTGATAGTAGTCTAGTCATGATATTAGCATACATGCCAGATCAGGCGGGGGCTAGGCGAAGTGTATACCGGGCATCGTCAAGCTTGACTCTGGGAACACGagctttcttcttgtcgacTTCTGTTTCCAACCCGAGAACATCGGtcccttttctctttttacTACTGGCGTCGGTCTTCTTGTCATCGGTTTTTTTGGATTTGTCGCCTTTCGGGGAACCGAACGggtcgtcttcctcgtcaaagtcACTCCATCCTTCTAGAAAACTATCGACAAAAGCACCGCTGTCCTTTTTGTTGCCATTGGTGACTTTGCTGGGACCTGCTGCGGCGGGCATTGTGAGAATACTTCGTGGTCGACTATCGCAACTTTTGTTGCTTCaactggtgttgttgggtttgggggttaGACAAGACCCATTTAGAAGAGACGCGACTTTGAGATGGTTGGCGCGTCGCGCGTCAAGCTGTGTAAGTGGTTGTGGCTTGCCCCGCATTGCACAAGCCACATTGAATTCCCGCCAAGACTTGTGGACATGATATTTGCCTCAGGCATCAATCCACTGCTGGAGCTTCAACGGCCTGGGTCCAGCAAGCTTCAAGGAACGAGCCAATCCAGACGACCTCAATTCGCTTGCCTGCGCCCGCCCtgctcgacgacgacgacgacggaaACCGCCGGCCAGGCCCAGTCAGTCAAAATGTCGACCACTCCCGGAAACACGTATACCATCAGCAAGCAGATCAAGACTGAGTACCCAGTGAGTTTTGCGGTGCCGAGAAACCCAATTGAAGGGGACCAAGCTAACTGGGGTTTGCACACAGCTCATCGATAATGATCCGTATGGTCCCCCCCTCACTAGATGTCGAAGTTCTCGAGCACGGAGATGGACAGGAATTAACATCGATTGGTAACAATCCAGGCACTTCAAGCGTGTAATTCGGTACGCCCGGCCGTCCGATTACGTCCACGGCATcgtcgctgccgccgccggccccAGTCTTCTCTACGCCATGGAGAGATTTGCTCCCTCATATGTCGGAAAGGGTGGTGTCGCCCAGACCATGCGGTTGGGTGGTGCCatggggttgtgtggtggtttCATCTACTTTTACCAGCGGTCTATTCGTACGTCATCGCTCCATCACAGCATATCGAGGCAACAGTCGGGCTTCGGGCCGGGTTTAGAAGAATTCGGATAATGTGGGAGGGTGCAGGCGGTACTAGAGACAGGAACTGACGGCTCTGATAGTGCGCTTCTACGGTATGAGCGAAAACGCCCGGGAAGTCCAGATGGACATGCGCGAGATGGTCGACAAGGTCAAGCGCGGCGAGCCTATCTACGGCGAAAGTCAGCTTACTCCCGCCATGCAGGGTGTTGCCGCCCGCCAGTCTAGATATTCCGCTCTCTTCATGGCTGTGCTCCCCTGGTTCAACTTTGTCAACCACAGCCAGCACGGTGTTGACACCGCCAAGTATTACAGACAAGCCgagagggagctggaggctgAGCGTCTTGCGCGGGAGGGTGGGAACCCTAGCCAgtaaaaggaaaaggaatgAAAAGAACGATTGCATGTGCGGGGAGGGGTGCTGGACTGCGGGTGCCAGGTTGTATATACCAATGCTAGAAGGCTGGCCAACAGACATTTTTTTTCATGAACACATTGCTAAGTATCTATCTTGGGTTGATGTGCTCACCAGCTTCCAGCTCTTACACCGAATATTAGCGCTCAAACGACGTTGGATTGGATGTTTCTATGGGCTTGAGGTGTAGAGTTAGATCAATGCGTGTATACTTTAGCCCTACTACGCAACACGGCAGCGGGTATCTCATGTACGTTTGAAAGGTTTACCCGGAGTTAAAGATGATTTTGACGTAGCTGACAATGGTCATACCCAGATAGTTACTCATATATACGAATGCTATGCATACAAATCTCGCACTCACCACCACGCCACCCGTGCCGACCACCTTGATTcaactatcctcaatctACCCTCCGGACCTCCCAATCAAGCCACCACTATTTTAAGCGCACTGCGAGTAGTAAGGAGGCGAAACAGCCTTGCAAGATCCGCTCTGTCGAAGGGTCAGCACTGATGCCACtttggaaaaggggttcaCTCATAACAACTTACAGCGCAGTTCGTGCATCCAGTATACCCGTTACCGCCACACTGCCCATACATGGCAACACTGCAACCGGagttgccgccgccaccattACTACCACCGCCAGTAGCAGGAGAAGAACCACCGCCTCCTGGAGCAATTgcggaaggagaagagccaACCTTGCAGGTTGACGCACACCCAGTGCAAGCCCCACCAGGAGTTCTAGTCTCACCACCAGAATAAACCGCCGGTCCAGGGGCGGTGTAAGAAGTAAGCGCAGCGTGGATGTTCACCTGCCCTTCACTGGCACCATAGGCACCGGGGAGCCTCACCGTCGCGGGGTTAGCGTTGCCACCACCGGAGACGGTGATCTGGTAGCAGGTCATGTAAAACTGACCGCCACCGCTTGGACCAGCAGCGTGGAGAGCTAGCGACTCGGCACGGAGGAGGTAGTCGCCCGAGGGGATGTCAGCGGGGATCTTGACGTCCATCTTGCCGCAGCAGGCGTTGAGGTCCTTGCTGCCCCagttgtcatcatcaccaacgcgGCCACCAGCCTTTTTGGACCACGAGTTGGAAAGGATCTTGAACCAGCCGGTGGAGGTGCcgtcggcggtggaggcgtcCGGGACCTTGGAGAGGTAGACCTGGACGGGGCCGTAGTGGGCGCCGCCGATGGCTTCTTGAGAGCAGGACCGGTCACCAGTTTGCTGTGGGTAGGGTTTCAGTGACGGTGCGGAAGGAAACCATGGGGTAGAAGCATACCTGGTGCATCTCGACAGTCACGGTGCCGCCGGCGCGAACAGGGCACTTGCCAGCGACGCCACGAGTACCGGCATTGCACACAAAGTCACGGCCTCCGACGTTGGTGACGGGCGagttggaaggggggagacgAGCG is drawn from Podospora pseudocomata strain CBS 415.72m chromosome 1 map unlocalized CBS415.72m_1, whole genome shotgun sequence and contains these coding sequences:
- the DID2 gene encoding Vacuolar-sorting protein SNF7 (COG:U; BUSCO:EOG092656CM; EggNog:ENOG503PDU9); amino-acid sequence: MANRQLARDMQTEFQARFNAKQARREAQKAAKQDNELKKQIQNLLKKGETAQAAQKARMLLAKQAIAAQMDQAADMAELSLAQIQANNAMNRMTHMMAQSSRTMQRAQRQANPEKTLLTLEQFRSQNEEYAMSNGIYQDAMTQNTSVQVSDDAVHELLGKLADDAGLELNQELAKASASKVDPVKEPAQAVEPTAEEEDALQQRLRALRA
- the SKI2 gene encoding Antiviral helicase ski2 (EggNog:ENOG503NUCU; COG:A); this encodes MIWRGKSMKLRPCCLPGWSRPCLGTTPHLELVDETITLPLPPEMATDLQDAIQRLHLDDNSTFDAIDDILDHKVVKPPKKQDPDELRAELERKFLSPSTTFSDEWLDKLQQRWDTPIDYSLLFNIAPSQTRTVTRFVRHGLEGRVTGYRNVTVPASHATAKNSTSMTRKPASRSEFVRGGAGFFPFAPGGLEGIESTAALEDQLRASAAIEEADSRKKLERVIKLGSGGLLEVAPGVSRGIDFTKRRKVADEEAEKQAKEVEEVLDQEPEAAPDQEDEDADKAPTNGASDESEEEEDLEDIDSILPVEFPALEPHGKLAASSARKAGREWAHMVDINRPMPNFRELVPDPAREWPFELDNFQKEAVYHLENGDSVFVAAHTSAGKTVVAEYAIALAAKHMTKAIYTSPIKALSNQKFRDFRQTFDEVGILTGDVQINPEASCLIMTTEILRSMLYRGADIIRDVEFVIFDEVHYVNDFERGVVWEEVIIMLPEHVSLILLSATVPNTHEFASWVGRTKQKDIYVISTPKRPVPLEHYLWANKNIYKIVDSEKRFVEKGWKDANAAMQGKDKPPKAIEAAPARGGGNQRGGGRGGQQRGGNQQRGGGRGGGQQQRGRGGPPRASHNPGHMGRTGRPGGFTSAAQDKNLWVHLVQFLKKQTLLPACIFVFSKKRCEENADALSNQDFCTAQEKSAIHMTIEKSIARLKPEDRTLPQIVRLRELLSRGIAVHHGGLLPIVKELVEILFAQTLVKVLFATETFAMGLNLPTRTVVFSGYRKHDGHSFRNLLPGEYTQMAGRAGRRGLDTVGSVIIVPPGGDEAPPVTDLRQMILGEPSKLRSQFRLTYNMILNLLRVEALKIEEMIKRSFSEHATQQLLPEHEKAVKLSEADLAKVKRDSCQICDVHMDDCHQAGEDFKQLTEELYRALLNIPIGRKMFTPGRLIVWMKEGVRTPGLLLAEGASTKSSATVPMLHVLEIRTNREIRNDTDLLPFVPSLRKYYTSLPQAKKHIGTKTLHIPLSDLVCLTKYVTKGILPDIFGSGEGYQKAKDKLQTICRTWASDHWDEMDLGRIKSLAIHDIINKRREAEVKLTKSAAPLCTFFLKHYAMCHDQWLIKTNIDQLRQALSNQNLQLLPDYEQRIQVLKDLRFIDEETRIQLKGKVACEIHSGDELVLTELILENVLADYEPAEIAALLSAFVFQEKTESIPKLTHNLEKGMKTIVELSEKVNAVQTLHQVIQTSEESNDFVSKPRFGLMEVVYEWAKGVSFKNITNLTDVLEGTIVRTISRLDETCREVKNAARIIGDPELYQKMTVAQELIRRDITAVASLYM
- the CSM3 gene encoding chromosome segregation in meiosis-related protein (EggNog:ENOG503P4EW; COG:L), whose amino-acid sequence is MPAAAGPSKVTNGNKKDSGAFVDSFLEGWSDFDEEDDPFGSPKGDKSKKTDDKKTDASSKKRKGTDVLGLETEVDKKKARVPRVKLDDARLLSDKGIPWLRKNAQSRLKLKGKGHEFSDAARMLSFYQEWLDELFPKASFLDALAMVEKAGHKTSLRNARMKWIDELKPRGEGEEGPNDVDPFPIYEHDKTPKDTGRIAPVFDKAKERPKTPDGDDLFGDDDIYNATPRAATKGSRGEDVPDDDDLDALMAEAEANSGQPPRSIFGNGLESIFGNGTSNSTAAAPPKPQANNIPEDVDLDALMAEAEAETLSTRPNQSTKSILGDGNSKPSAPQRKEADDFDDDDLDALMAEVEAQPPTKAPSAPKSTEPTKVNDEEDDLDALMAEAEAEGASSKPVPETQKEAGAKKYTSFDDDEAAMAEMDGLW
- a CDS encoding uncharacterized protein (EggNog:ENOG503P2CU; COG:P), whose amino-acid sequence is MVGASRVKLCKWLWLAPHCTSHIEFPPRLVDMIFASGINPLLELQRPGSSKLQGTSQSRRPQFACLRPPCSTTTTTETAGQAQSVKMSTTPGNTYTISKQIKTEYPLIDNDPHFKRVIRYARPSDYVHGIVAAAAGPSLLYAMERFAPSYVGKGGVAQTMRLGGAMGLCGGFIYFYQRSILRFYGMSENAREVQMDMREMVDKVKRGEPIYGESQLTPAMQGVAARQSRYSALFMAVLPWFNFVNHSQHGVDTAKYYRQAERELEAERLAREGGNPSQ
- a CDS encoding uncharacterized protein (COG:O; CAZy:AA9; EggNog:ENOG503PG12); its protein translation is MKSTFFAALTALAAKEVAAHATFQQLWVDGTDYGSSCARLPPSNSPVTNVGGRDFVCNAGTRGVAGKCPVRAGGTVTVEMHQQTGDRSCSQEAIGGAHYGPVQVYLSKVPDASTADGTSTGWFKILSNSWSKKAGGRVGDDDNWGSKDLNACCGKMDVKIPADIPSGDYLLRAESLALHAAGPSGGGQFYMTCYQITVSGGGNANPATVRLPGAYGASEGQVNIHAALTSYTAPGPAVYSGGETRTPGGACTGCASTCKVGSSPSAIAPGGGGSSPATGGGSNGGGGNSGCSVAMYGQCGGNGYTGCTNCAVSCYE